The genomic DNA AGCGTCTCAGCACCATCAGGACAATGTTTTCATTGAGGGCTGTAGGCCTCAGTACCTAGAAGATCTACATACTGAGGCCCAGGAAGGACTGAAGATCTTACAGCAGGAAGGTGAGCTTTATCCCCATTACATCAAACGCACAACAACATAATGATCTACAGTATGACATGTGCTTTTCTTTATTTCATGCAGAGCACAGAAATGGGTTGGATTTTCAGGATGATCAGAGTTTGGtacgtttttatttatttctgagaAATAAATGTGATGAAATGTGAACTGAACAATAATTTTTAAGAATTTTAGACACATAAAGGTGTAGAAATTGTGTTGTTAATAATTCAATCCTATACTGCCCTTGACTCCTCCATAGCCAGAAGATGCCAGCTCAAGAGATAGAGATGAATCATTGGAGACTAACAGCACTGCTGGAAACTCAATCATCTCAGCGTCTTCTGCCTCAGCAGTGTCTTCTCGTCCAGTGCTTACACGGCAAGGTATATCACGCTGACTTAAGGCCTAAAAATAAACTGTACTCAGTGACACATACAAGCtctttttgttttgtgctctTCTCTAATGTGCATTGTGGTTTAATGTATTCATGTGCCTCCTACAGGACACATAGGGAAGGTGCAGTAGCAAAACATAACAGCTACAACTTAGATTTCATGTGTTTTTTCAAAACACCTGGAGGGAATGGGTTAGGTTTGGGAACTCTTGGTGTTTATTCCTTGTATTTAATCCTCCCGTAGGTTCCACATTTAAGCCCTTAAATCCAGTTAAAAGGTTGGACAGGACAAGGAGGAGAAGCAGAAGAACAACTATTATGGGCATTCCACAGCAAGTCCAAAAAGAACTGGATATGGGAACTAGTAACTATGCTTGTGTTATTTTCATTTGCAATTCAGTTTCTGACCATGACCTTAAAAAAGAAACTTTTATATAAGATTAACTATTTTTCAAAAGTTAAAAGAATGATTACTTTGTTTGGTTTCTATGAAGATATGGCAAGAGGAACCATACAACAGCTTCCAAACGGAGAACAATTCAGTGAAGATGATTCATCTGGCAGAATTGTGATCCCAACAATTGATGGAGAACctccttcaggacatcatgaaGGGGCTCGGGTACACCTGCAAAATATTGAGGCTCTTCAGACATCGAAAGATGAGGAGCTTCTGATACAACACATCCAGTCTGTCTATCAAGATGACATGTCAGTAAGCCGAAAGCTGGGGAAACCAATATGCCCATTGCAGAGGCCTAAATCTCTGGCTGTGCCAGGCATGATCACTTCCACTTTACTACAGGAGCCTCAAGGTCCTGTCATGTCCATCTCACCACAAGCAACGTATTTATCCAAGATCATTCCAAACGCAGTTCTGCCCGCTGCAATAGACATAATCGAAATTAATCACGGTCTCTGCCAGCATAGCATCAGTGCCATTAGCAAAGGAAGCTCAACAGCTAGCCCAGCTTCTTCACGGTCGGGAGGTAGAAGAAGTGAAGGTCCAAATAGCACCAGCTCCACGCGAAGCCATTCACGATCATCAGAGACTGTTGTCTCCAACTCCTCCACAATCTCTTCAAAAGAAAATGGTTCACCAATTTGTGTTGCTGACGGCACCAAAGAAGTCTCTGATGTAAACCCAAAGGACATACACGCTTCAAGCTTAAACAGTAATACAAGTACTAAGCAGAGAGTGGAGCACAAGGCATTGAGTGATGCAGAAGAAAACATCAGAAGCAGCAGTCCGTGCTCTCGTAGCCTCTCTGTGATGAAGACAAAACTACCACCAGCACCACCACAGAGAACCTATTCTCTGCACCATGAGAAACTCAAGCGGAGATCAAAGGACTGGGTAAATGGAAAAGATTTCAAAGATATCGCACCAAACAATAGACAGAACTCATCAAAAGGCTTAGAGTCATCTCTAAAGTCCAGTCCAGGGAGTCCTGACCAGGCTTTTACTGGATGTCAAGCGGGATCAAGTAGTTCATCTCCACAGAAAATAACATCTAGTGAAAGTAAATTTGATAGGACTTTGTCTCCTTCGAGTGGATACTCAAGTCAGAGTGGCACACCAACACATTCCCCTAAAGAGGTCAGTCCATCCTCACCTGGAAATAGGAGCGCTAAGCATTCAAGATGTACAGGAGTACAGACCTCCCCAGTGGTCTCAGTTTCTTCATCCATGACGTCTCTGTCTTCAGTCACATCAGACGCCACACATCACGATATGCAAACTAATACCACTCCATCAGAGCCACTAAAGCTCTTCCCTCCTGTTACAATAGCACAAAATAAATTGACATCCCCACAGCCAACAATCACCCTTAGGGACCGGTTTAACATTCCACCTCCACCTAAGGTAAAGGCCCCCTCTCCCCCACCTCCTGAAACCTGGATTCACAATAAACGCACATTTGAACTGTTATGTGGCCCAGGTCCAAACCTCTGTAGGTTAGATCAACTTCAAAAGCAACCGAAAGAGACATTAATTGGTGAAACTCAAAACACAGATTTAGTGCATAATGTTACGCAAATCATTCCAGAAATACAGACCTTAGAAGAAACAAGCGCTGTGTCTCAACTAGAGAACAAAGAATATGTATTGGAAGAGCAAAATGAGAGAGTGCTACAACAAGTGCATGAACAAATGGTGGCTGAACATCCAGCAACAAGATCAACATTACACAATGAACAAAGTAAACAAGAAGGTCCAGAAACAAAGGAGCAGAGAAATGTAGATGACCAAAAGGAACAAGGTATTCAAACAAATCCTAATAAGAAGATACCAACTATTGAAGTTGATCAACCAAACTCTGAAGTGAATACTTCAACTGCAAACTGTTACAAAACTGATGCAGAGAACCAAAGACACTGCACTGTAAAGGACATTACTAATCAAAAATCAATGCAAACTTTAAATATAGAAGTACATGAGGTCCGTGGCATTTCTCCACCCCCTTCTCCACCTCCAGCACACcacccaccaccaccacccACTAAACAATTGTCACCCTCTAGAGTGTCTATTCCAGCACCTGGTGAGGAGAAACATAGGCACGAGACAGAGGTAGAATCTGCATCTCTGGAATCTTCTTGGCCTCCACCACCGCCACCCATAGATGGTTCAGCTGACTTGATATTTGAGGAGCAAGATGAACTTCCCGAATTTCCCCCACCACCTCCTTCATTTATCCATGAGCCACTCTCAGAAAAGGGTCTTGAAGAATCATGCGAAGAACAAATCAACTCAGTCTCTGATACGGCCAGTGGTTTAGAGAAAATAATTACCATTCTGCCAAAAAGATCTCTACTTAACAGTACGGTTATGGATGTCAGGCAATATGACAAGCCAAAATCTTGCACCAACATCTTACCTGTGGACCAAGCTGACTCTCCTGAGAGGTCTATACTTTCACAGGATGAACATCCACCAAAGTCAACTACGTCAGCACACGATTCATCCGAACAAGCATCAGCTGATCCTCAGGCAGAGTCTAATATTGTGCCTCTTGCACCTCCTTTGCCAGTGGAAGACCCATCTACTGTCAACATCAGAAGGCAACCAAGCCCAGTAAACAAAGACGACAGAAACAAAGAACTGCTTTGTCGACACAAGAACACACCAGTTCCAAAAGAAGATGCCAACATCCCCCTTGTCACACCTTCTTTACTTCAGATGGTGCGACTACGAGCTGTAAATCTTGAAGATCAAGTAAACGATGATAGCAAAACAGGCACTGAGGCTACAACGAAAAAGGATCAGCAAATCTGTATTCACACTACACCCCAAAAGCCTATTCGCAAATCCTTGACTTTAAAATCGAACCAACCCACATCCTCTACCACGGTCACAGCCCCTTCCATGTGTCTACAAGATGCCATACGTATGAAGACCGCTGCTCTGTCATCCGGTGGAGCACCAGCAATGCTTAATTCACGCTCAACTGCTAGCACCGGTTTACCATTGTCTCCTGCGTCAACAGCCAGTTTTATCTTCTCCAAGAGTACAAAAAAAGTCGTCCTTGAAACACCTACATCTCCCGGCGCTCAGTCAGAGATAATGCAGGTTTCCGATCAAGCCAAGATGATGATTACAAACGGCACAAAAAAGCCAATTAAGGTGCCACCACCTGTTGCTAAGAAACCAGTGCATGGACTAAATCCTTATAACAAGCCAGAGATCACATCAACCGATAAGACAGAGAGCTTGACAAGCGAACAAATAGTACGAGTTAATGGTGATGCTGTGCATCCTGCTGGTCGGTGAGCACAAGCATCAATGAGCCAAGATGAAGCAAGTaagattatttcaatgcaatGAAATAGAGGTGGAAATTAGAGGCGCATGGATAAATAAATAACAGTTATGATAACATTTCTTTTTAGGTAGCGCAAAGAGGGGACGCAGAAGACGCTTGATGTGTTTGAAGACAAAGCAAGTGAGATTTAGATTAGGGATCCACAGGTACCATACCTGTCTTAAAAGCCTTAGCCTGGAAATGGCCttcaaatgtatgcaaaaagtTTTCCTCCGTAACCCGTTTGATATAATAGCTTTGTTACAGCTATTTTTCTAAATGTTAAATTGTCTGCTCTGAGAAGTCACTTTGAGTTTATGGTGGATGTGCTTATGGACTTTGTAAATTTTCAACAGCTATGCCCGCAAGACTGAAGCGACATCTAGTGGCAGCAATtgtgcaaaaaaatataaaacccTGTATTATCATTTCCTGACAagtattagggatgcaccgaaatatCAGCCTATAATCGATATTGGCAGATTAGAGGGATTTTTCCCTCTATCGGACATTGAtcaatagtttaaaaatagcCGATGATCACATCAGATCATCAGATGGCAATCACAACATCATAATTTGAAACAACGAgttaaaagcaaaactatcagTATAGGTTGATATCGTGCTAAGTAACTTAATATAGATATTGGCACATACATTTTGTATCTGTGCATCTCTACCAAATATCCTTTATATGGTTTCTCAAGCACACTGATTCTAGCTTTAAATCAAAGAAAGTTGATTGTACTAACAATTTTGAAAATTTTTGTGCTACTGCAATTGACACAAAGCCTTTCAGAAATTGCTTCTAGCAAATATATAGTTTCACATGTACAGAACTATCAAGTTAACTTCAAAACTGAGAACACGATATAGACACAATACACATTTACTGTCCATTAGATACAAGCACTTTGTGAGCTAAAATGCTGCATTACTTTCTGTTTGAACCAGCGAGCAGTGAAAGTATACTGATGACTGATGGTCCCTCTAGGActgatgtaaaaatatatagtatatagtatatataaaCACTTTAGTAGCTGTTCACTTTAAAACAGGAGTGAAGAAAATAATTACACTGTTTTAAAAGAAATATGCATTAAAGATATTTATAGATTTACCATTGTATGACTTTTTATTTTGGCtgaccagtgtttctcaacaACTATGACTACATCataaaataatacataataAAATGTACAAGCATGCAAAAAAGGCATGTATTATAATTAAATTATGTACACGGTGTTTTGTTCCCCAAACAAAATGCAGCACATCACCAGAAACTCTTTATGATAAGGTTGtacttgttaacattagtaaatgcattagctaacgtGAACTAACAATGGACAATATAATATTTTGGCAACTGTAAATACTTGTTAATGCCAACAcaattgtttatgttattgtGCATTAATTGatgtttaaaaacacaacttttggcttaaaggtgccaaagaatgcattaaaataatgttaaattgtcctctgatatctacatagaaggtatgtgactttataagtgcaaaaatgatccatatatgtttttacatgtccattaaCAACCAAGGCTTTGCCTTAAGAATGAATTGGTCTGTTATTACCTATTTTGAAAGgctcatgaataataatgttgagctctgctctgattggctgtttctcagagcagctcatttcagtagctctgtgtgtgtgtgtgtaaacagtcCTTATGTTCTAGTCTGTATCAGACGAAGAAACAGAATTTGAGGAACAATCAATAGTTTGGAGATTTTTAATGAACGTTtttgagtggtaagtttgtgttttttttttcagtatgaacctgcaaaacgtaactgtaacgtcaatagtagaatttcagcctaaacgttagcatatagcatttagCATATAatgctaactcagcagtcacaattttctttttagcattgtaaccacattgtacttaatttaatgtgtaatttaatgttggggcgtacatcatgactgtaacatcacagttggtgttatgttaagGTTTACATaacaatatgtcattaccatgtacaaaaATCGTATTATTCATATATATGCATAGATAAATACGAAGGAGAATAAgggccaagctaaaataaaaaaataaaaccatcttgagattaaagtaattaaaatgcGAGAACAAAGTCACCACTCAACGAGAAAAAAAAGTCAGAATATAATTTCGAGAATATTATCATTAAATAACGACTCTAAAGTTGTtatatttcgagaataaagtcgtaatgtAACGAGAAGTTgtaatattttgataataatGTCATCTTTTTACATTAACGTGTTTGGAGTGATGTGAACAAGCAGATACCAAATTATACCTTCTTATTAAtcttattaataaaacaatatgagGGAGATGCGCTCAGAAAGGAATCTTCCTCATATAAAAGGcaatatgggggggggggggataaTGTGAACGAACAAAATTCGATGCACACCTTAATAAAACAGGCATGCAATGAACAGAATATCGTGATGAATAATGGGTTTTGTTAATTGGGTAGGGTAAACTaataaaatttgattaattaataaaaacattctgtgtACAGGCAGAAGATTAAGAATAAGAGCATAAACCGCTAAAGGGCACGTTTGTTTCCTTCAATGAAAACGAGCACATTCTGGGCTTTTCTGCTTGACCGTACATGTTTATTAATAGTATATTATAGTGTGTAGTGAATTTAGTGTATTTATTTCTTAATGCACAACAATATAAAGAATAAGCCTAAACTGAATATTTCATGCTCTAAattttacgactttattctcgttaaataacgactttattctcgttaaataacgacttgaTTCaagttaaataacgactttattctcgcatTTCAATCTTGAGATGGTTTCATTTTTCTATCCTAGCTTGGCCCCAATCCTCCTTGGTAGTTTTCCattctacagcacctttaaaaaataattcacatgaactaagattaactAATAATGTACAAGTATTGTTGGTTGTTAgttaattaatgcattaactaatgttaaaacaTACAACATTATAATGAAGTGTTCTGCTTGTGCTTAATGCAAGTACTTTTAATTACAGACAAATACATACAGAAGATGAGTTAAAGTTTCCATTACCTTTAATCAAGCATTTTAAGAGCAGACAGATTCCTTTAGAAACTGATAAAAGAAATGAAACTCCCTCCTTCAGACGAGCACGTTCGTGTCTTACAGCATGATATGGATGAAATATGTGTGTTTTGGGCTActtaaccattatttttagattaATATATTCTAAACATTCTATATTTATCCATGAAGACATTAGAGAACCGATTGTTGATggtagatattttgagaaacaCAATGAGGAGAGTCTAGCTAATGTTTCCACCCTTCAGTGTTTTACAGGTGATCTGTCCTAGTTTGGTCATGAGGGTTTTATCTTTCCACTGTGCAACACACTCATCTGAGATCTTCAGATCCACCTGAAGAAATCACAGATATTAAACAGATAAGAGTAAGAATTTGTTGAATAAATGTCCAAGTCTAAAAATATGAAACCGACATACCTGTAACTTCTCAAACACCTTTTTCTTTGGTTTCAATTCCTCATCCGGTTTGCCCGACTCAAACCCCTCGACGTAAACGCGGTCACCCGGCGCCGAACCTTCTGGTGGATCCAAAGGCTCTACTTTCCTGGGATCTCCTTCACTGAAAACATTGAAATTTAAGATGATGATAATTACAATGAATTactaagtaagggataatgaaCAGGCAGCCAGATGTTATTGCAGAAATAAGCTGCGACCGTGAACCGGAGGGTTTTGTATCACACTTAAGGGTCTTATTTTGCGATAACAAacgctgcctgtacattatcccgcttattacacgacTATTagcctcataagtaaggtaaggaacattaaatattgatttgaaatatttatttgctaatttttaaagaatgcagACCTTCTGCGAAGAAAAGGA from Misgurnus anguillicaudatus chromosome 20, ASM2758022v2, whole genome shotgun sequence includes the following:
- the nhsl3 gene encoding NHS-like protein 3 codes for the protein MSRRSSAGDLVPKDITEILALQASLKKRGSSLGRAFSWFKGSKRKRSLSNGQSRTGGPCGRNGESTATNQIHPSGEPCKAGQKQDDQKKLSVHYTASQHHQDNVFIEGCRPQYLEDLHTEAQEGLKILQQEEHRNGLDFQDDQSLPEDASSRDRDESLETNSTAGNSIISASSASAVSSRPVLTRQGSTFKPLNPVKRLDRTRRRSRRTTIMGIPQQVQKELDMGTSNYACVIFICNSVFKRMITLFGFYEDMARGTIQQLPNGEQFSEDDSSGRIVIPTIDGEPPSGHHEGARVHLQNIEALQTSKDEELLIQHIQSVYQDDMSVSRKLGKPICPLQRPKSLAVPGMITSTLLQEPQGPVMSISPQATYLSKIIPNAVLPAAIDIIEINHGLCQHSISAISKGSSTASPASSRSGGRRSEGPNSTSSTRSHSRSSETVVSNSSTISSKENGSPICVADGTKEVSDVNPKDIHASSLNSNTSTKQRVEHKALSDAEENIRSSSPCSRSLSVMKTKLPPAPPQRTYSLHHEKLKRRSKDWVNGKDFKDIAPNNRQNSSKGLESSLKSSPGSPDQAFTGCQAGSSSSSPQKITSSESKFDRTLSPSSGYSSQSGTPTHSPKEVSPSSPGNRSAKHSRCTGVQTSPVVSVSSSMTSLSSVTSDATHHDMQTNTTPSEPLKLFPPVTIAQNKLTSPQPTITLRDRFNIPPPPKVKAPSPPPPETWIHNKRTFELLCGPGPNLCRLDQLQKQPKETLIGETQNTDLVHNVTQIIPEIQTLEETSAVSQLENKEYVLEEQNERVLQQVHEQMVAEHPATRSTLHNEQSKQEGPETKEQRNVDDQKEQGIQTNPNKKIPTIEVDQPNSEVNTSTANCYKTDAENQRHCTVKDITNQKSMQTLNIEVHEVRGISPPPSPPPAHHPPPPPTKQLSPSRVSIPAPGEEKHRHETEVESASLESSWPPPPPPIDGSADLIFEEQDELPEFPPPPPSFIHEPLSEKGLEESCEEQINSVSDTASGLEKIITILPKRSLLNSTVMDVRQYDKPKSCTNILPVDQADSPERSILSQDEHPPKSTTSAHDSSEQASADPQAESNIVPLAPPLPVEDPSTVNIRRQPSPVNKDDRNKELLCRHKNTPVPKEDANIPLVTPSLLQMVRLRAVNLEDQVNDDSKTGTEATTKKDQQICIHTTPQKPIRKSLTLKSNQPTSSTTVTAPSMCLQDAIRMKTAALSSGGAPAMLNSRSTASTGLPLSPASTASFIFSKSTKKVVLETPTSPGAQSEIMQVSDQAKMMITNGTKKPIKVPPPVAKKPVHGLNPYNKPEITSTDKTESLTSEQIVRVNGDAVHPAGR